The Geobacillus stearothermophilus ATCC 12980 genome contains a region encoding:
- a CDS encoding IS1595-like element ISBsm2 family transposase produces MAMAWHDVYQDFYTLPKKEQLELFRAIKKDLFPEPKSDISKMVREVRETRFSKGLACVHCGSMSVKRNGRYRSRQRYLCKDCGKSFNDMTGSPLSGTRYPHKWLKYFEMMVKGYTLPKIAEELHIHISTAFYWRHKILYAIRSLGHPTLKGIVESDETYFLESEKGKKFIAHRKARKRGGVAKKRGISEEQICVVVAHDRNGQILSQMVGRGRVTAMEIDEVLGKHIDTSALLCTDTATNYKKFATMKELQHEAINVRKGVYTKKGIYHIQHVNGYHTRLKKWMDRFQGVATKYLDNYLFWHRFLELNKKIPKKEQAKEMFLASCQQVNFTTVETIRRSA; encoded by the coding sequence ATGGCAATGGCTTGGCACGATGTTTACCAAGACTTCTATACACTTCCAAAGAAAGAACAGTTGGAATTATTTAGAGCCATTAAAAAGGACTTGTTTCCAGAGCCAAAATCCGACATTTCAAAAATGGTCAGAGAGGTTCGTGAAACTCGCTTTTCTAAAGGATTAGCGTGTGTTCACTGTGGAAGTATGTCCGTTAAACGTAATGGGAGATATCGTTCTCGCCAACGGTATCTATGTAAAGATTGTGGGAAGTCATTCAACGATATGACAGGTAGCCCATTGTCAGGAACAAGATACCCTCATAAATGGCTGAAATACTTTGAGATGATGGTGAAAGGCTACACATTGCCAAAGATAGCGGAAGAACTTCATATTCACATTTCAACTGCCTTTTATTGGCGACACAAAATTCTATATGCGATTCGTTCTCTTGGTCATCCAACACTAAAGGGAATCGTGGAAAGCGATGAAACTTACTTTTTAGAAAGTGAAAAAGGCAAAAAGTTCATCGCTCACAGAAAGGCTCGTAAACGTGGCGGTGTAGCCAAAAAACGTGGCATTTCTGAAGAACAAATTTGTGTGGTAGTTGCACACGATAGAAACGGACAAATCCTTTCCCAAATGGTAGGAAGAGGTCGTGTTACGGCTATGGAAATTGATGAGGTGTTAGGAAAACATATTGACACCTCTGCTTTGCTATGCACAGATACAGCAACCAACTATAAAAAATTCGCTACGATGAAGGAATTACAACACGAAGCCATTAATGTTCGCAAAGGTGTCTATACAAAGAAAGGAATTTACCATATTCAACACGTCAACGGGTATCATACTCGTTTGAAAAAGTGGATGGATAGGTTTCAAGGTGTAGCAACGAAATACCTTGATAACTACTTATTCTGGCATCGTTTTCTTGAATTGAATAAGAAGATACCGAAAAAAGAACAAGCGAAAGAAATGTTCCTTGCCTCTTGCCAACAAGTAAATTTTACAACTGTTGAAACAATTAGAAGGAGTGCATAA
- a CDS encoding IS982-like element ISGsp1 family transposase: MQEHFHFTTDPAKLQKQYAAIFCFVSAQLSLIQMYLHRRNRHLVKQEDEVVMAVHLLGKLLGFSSERAWHRFVTGNLFTNGSFLERSRYNRRCRALGFAIKWIRHELAKRGQHHAYAVVDSLPLPLCHPARMQRVKRFRGIADMGYCASKKQWYYGFKLHLQVTNQGLAMGYVVTEASCHDVKAAETVMTQIPHPYNFGDKGYISHALREKLYEEHQAAFWTPSRHNQKHGPSKAWEEWIRKKRKVIETVFSILVDQYRITDIRANSITGFEVALDGILLAYSLVTLGLVER; encoded by the coding sequence ATGCAAGAGCACTTTCATTTTACTACAGATCCAGCCAAACTTCAAAAACAATATGCCGCTATTTTCTGTTTTGTTTCTGCCCAACTGTCGTTGATTCAAATGTATCTTCATCGCCGCAACCGTCACTTGGTCAAGCAAGAAGACGAAGTGGTCATGGCGGTTCACCTTTTGGGGAAGCTGCTGGGCTTTTCTTCCGAACGAGCCTGGCATCGTTTTGTCACGGGAAATTTGTTCACAAACGGCTCGTTTCTTGAACGCTCCCGATACAACCGCCGCTGCCGGGCGCTTGGTTTCGCCATCAAATGGATCCGTCATGAGCTGGCGAAACGTGGCCAACACCATGCTTATGCGGTCGTCGACAGCTTGCCTCTTCCGTTGTGCCATCCCGCAAGAATGCAGCGCGTCAAGCGATTTCGAGGGATCGCGGATATGGGGTATTGTGCTTCCAAAAAGCAATGGTACTACGGTTTCAAGCTGCATCTTCAAGTGACCAATCAAGGGCTGGCCATGGGCTATGTCGTGACGGAAGCGTCCTGCCACGACGTCAAAGCCGCTGAAACGGTGATGACTCAAATCCCTCATCCCTACAACTTTGGGGACAAAGGGTACATCAGCCACGCTCTTCGAGAAAAGCTGTACGAAGAACACCAAGCCGCGTTCTGGACACCGTCTCGACACAATCAAAAGCACGGCCCATCCAAGGCATGGGAAGAATGGATCAGGAAAAAACGCAAAGTCATCGAGACGGTGTTTTCGATTCTCGTAGACCAATACCGGATCACCGACATTCGAGCGAATTCCATTACCGGGTTTGAAGTGGCACTCGATGGCATCTTGTTGGCGTATTCCCTGGTCACACTAGGGCTAGTTGAGCGCTGA